One Novipirellula galeiformis DNA segment encodes these proteins:
- a CDS encoding PfkB family carbohydrate kinase, with product MSPIAPKTRPNLDSSPLIIGEVLLDHFPDGRHVLGGAPFNVAWNLQGMGRHPTFVSAVGDDAEGQQIRAHMATWGMELKGLQTSKDYKTGVVQVTLQGGQPSYEIVFPCAYDDIDCIAVASESDAPSMGGHSNSATGRVLAPPSLLYHGSLAWRGQRTREAITQLIRSPHGLRFVDVNIRQPWFDHEWLSELLCGADFIKLNDEELAEISGLPCGTTDAVNRAVEKLCSQYGSAVYFITSGAQGAYAVTATQTWFAAAPQPASMMDTVGAGDGFAAAVIDGILTGLPYPTILDRAVRFAARICELRGATSTDASIYQLD from the coding sequence ATGTCTCCCATCGCTCCGAAAACGCGTCCCAACCTAGACAGTTCTCCGCTGATTATTGGCGAAGTGCTGTTGGATCACTTTCCCGACGGGCGTCATGTTCTTGGAGGCGCTCCCTTCAATGTCGCTTGGAATCTGCAAGGCATGGGACGCCACCCGACCTTCGTCTCCGCCGTGGGTGATGACGCGGAGGGTCAACAAATCCGCGCTCACATGGCGACATGGGGAATGGAATTGAAGGGATTGCAAACGAGCAAAGACTACAAAACGGGAGTGGTCCAGGTCACGCTGCAAGGCGGACAACCGTCGTACGAAATCGTTTTCCCCTGTGCCTACGACGACATCGATTGCATTGCGGTAGCCAGTGAGTCGGACGCTCCATCGATGGGCGGGCATTCGAACAGCGCAACGGGCCGCGTCCTCGCGCCCCCTTCACTGCTTTATCACGGCTCCTTGGCATGGCGTGGTCAGCGGACTCGCGAGGCGATCACTCAATTGATTCGCAGCCCCCATGGGCTGCGTTTTGTGGACGTCAATATCCGCCAACCGTGGTTCGATCACGAATGGCTTTCGGAGCTGCTCTGCGGTGCCGACTTTATCAAACTCAACGACGAAGAATTGGCCGAGATCAGTGGACTCCCTTGTGGAACCACAGACGCAGTGAATCGAGCCGTTGAAAAACTCTGCAGCCAATACGGCAGTGCCGTCTATTTTATCACCAGCGGCGCCCAGGGTGCCTACGCGGTGACCGCCACGCAAACTTGGTTTGCGGCGGCACCACAACCGGCTTCGATGATGGATACGGTGGGTGCCGGAGACGGTTTCGCGGCCGCTGTGATCGATGGAATTTTAACGGGACTGCCCTACCCCACCATTCTCGATCGCGCCGTTCGTTTTGCCGCTCGCATCTGCGAACTGCGAGGGGCCACGTCGACCGACGCATCGATTTACCAACTCGACTAG
- a CDS encoding HAD-IIB family hydrolase yields the protein MPETEIEGSSSRQASRKKRLLERENGLKITLISLHGLIRAHEPELGCDADTGGQVIYVLELAKELASQPNVREVELLTRQIIDPKVSDEYAQLEEPISENAKLVRIPFGPKRYLKKEALWPYIDHFIDQTLVHFRRTGIPDIIHGHYADAGLAGGQLARLLHVPFIFTGHSLGRVKRQRLSVNKDNLDSLDRRYKFPLRTEAEEIALETASMVVTSTTQEVQEQYELYDHYVPSRMEVIPPGVDLSRFSPADSAWQRPQIADALDPFLRDPNKPMILTMARPDERKNLTMLVDVYGQSPQLQKLANLVLVMGSRDDMLQLPKPQRRVLDSVLHRIDKYDLYGRVAYPKTHASKDVPDLYRLATQSKGVFINPALTEPFGLTLLEAGATGLPIVATNDGGPRDIIANCDNGLLIDPLDPEMIEKALLRTLTEPEQWQTWSTAGIEGTRKHYSWSNHAKRYLRDLDDILEHSSVPALVRSPRARRLPEFDRLIVTDLDNTLTGDEEGLAQFAELLKQNQHIGFGIATGRRLDSAMELLSQLGLPEPDVIDTDAGTQLHYGDKLTPDRSWRKQIDYAWKPDEIRRVLEELPGFYVQEDSHQSEFKLSYEIDTKLAPTTTQIKKHLRAAGLRAKVLLSLGMYLDIIPVRGGSEMTIRHLLWKWGFSADNVLVAGDSGNDAGMLLGRTLGVVVSNYSPELNRLRNHPRVYFAEHSHARGIIEGIEYYNFLENIVIPNDQIES from the coding sequence ATGCCTGAAACAGAAATTGAAGGATCAAGTTCGAGACAAGCGTCACGAAAAAAGCGGCTTCTCGAGCGAGAAAACGGTTTGAAGATAACGCTGATCAGCCTACATGGATTGATCCGCGCTCACGAACCCGAACTGGGCTGCGATGCCGACACGGGCGGCCAAGTGATCTATGTACTGGAGTTGGCTAAGGAACTTGCTTCCCAGCCAAATGTACGTGAAGTGGAATTACTGACGCGACAAATCATTGATCCCAAGGTCTCCGACGAGTACGCCCAACTTGAAGAACCGATCAGTGAAAACGCCAAATTAGTGCGTATCCCGTTTGGCCCCAAACGCTATCTGAAGAAGGAAGCATTGTGGCCCTACATCGATCATTTCATCGACCAAACATTGGTCCATTTTCGCCGTACGGGCATTCCCGATATTATTCATGGTCACTACGCCGACGCGGGACTCGCCGGCGGCCAACTGGCGCGTTTGCTGCACGTTCCGTTTATCTTTACCGGACACTCGCTGGGCCGCGTTAAGCGTCAACGTTTGTCGGTCAACAAAGACAATCTCGATTCACTCGATCGACGCTACAAATTTCCCCTGCGCACCGAAGCCGAAGAGATTGCCTTGGAAACAGCCTCGATGGTCGTGACCAGCACGACGCAAGAGGTTCAAGAACAATACGAACTGTACGATCACTATGTGCCATCACGGATGGAGGTGATCCCGCCCGGCGTCGATCTGTCGCGATTCTCACCGGCCGACTCAGCTTGGCAACGCCCCCAAATTGCCGACGCGCTCGATCCGTTTTTGCGAGACCCGAACAAGCCCATGATTCTGACCATGGCACGTCCGGATGAACGTAAAAACTTAACCATGCTTGTCGATGTTTACGGACAAAGTCCGCAACTGCAAAAGCTTGCCAATCTGGTTTTGGTAATGGGATCGCGTGACGACATGTTGCAACTTCCCAAGCCACAGCGACGCGTGCTTGATAGTGTGCTGCATCGAATCGATAAATATGATCTGTACGGACGGGTCGCCTATCCAAAAACACACGCCTCCAAGGATGTGCCCGATCTGTACCGCTTGGCAACCCAGAGCAAGGGCGTCTTCATCAATCCCGCCTTAACCGAACCGTTCGGTTTGACATTATTGGAAGCGGGGGCGACCGGGCTTCCGATCGTCGCCACCAACGATGGCGGTCCGCGCGACATCATCGCGAACTGTGACAACGGATTGTTGATCGATCCCCTCGACCCAGAGATGATTGAGAAAGCACTGCTGAGGACGTTGACCGAACCGGAACAGTGGCAAACATGGTCCACCGCAGGGATCGAGGGAACTCGCAAGCACTATTCGTGGAGCAACCACGCGAAGCGTTACCTACGCGACTTGGACGATATTTTGGAACACTCCTCTGTGCCCGCATTGGTCCGATCGCCGCGTGCACGACGACTTCCCGAGTTTGATCGATTGATTGTCACCGATTTGGACAATACGTTGACCGGGGACGAGGAAGGACTTGCCCAATTCGCGGAGTTGCTGAAACAGAACCAACACATTGGGTTTGGAATCGCGACCGGCCGCCGACTTGATAGTGCGATGGAACTGCTCTCTCAACTTGGGTTACCCGAGCCCGATGTGATCGACACCGACGCCGGCACGCAATTGCATTACGGTGACAAATTGACCCCCGATCGCAGTTGGCGAAAGCAGATTGACTACGCTTGGAAACCGGACGAGATTCGCCGGGTACTCGAGGAATTGCCGGGCTTCTATGTCCAAGAAGACTCGCACCAATCGGAATTCAAGCTCAGCTACGAGATCGACACCAAGTTGGCCCCCACGACGACCCAGATCAAGAAACATCTGCGGGCGGCCGGTTTGCGTGCTAAGGTTTTGTTATCACTGGGCATGTACCTCGACATCATCCCCGTGCGGGGGGGCAGCGAAATGACCATTCGCCATTTGCTGTGGAAATGGGGCTTTTCAGCTGATAACGTGCTCGTTGCCGGCGATAGCGGCAACGATGCTGGCATGTTACTGGGTCGCACCTTAGGCGTGGTCGTGTCCAACTACAGCCCCGAATTAAACCGACTGCGGAACCATCCCCGCGTCTATTTTGCGGAGCACTCGCACGCGCGTGGCATCATCGAAGGCATCGAGTACTACAACTTCTTAGAGAACATCGTAATTCCTAATGATCAGATCGAATCCTAA
- a CDS encoding alpha-amylase family glycosyl hydrolase, translating to MIRSNPKGLRNGSITPRASGLSYEADLSLKRLAPRLQAFWDAHDADEELRHEFGLRLADHWEELFALLFELYGTRYDFFFHLEQILLTAAAAWLDRPEPLRELDRHRINEPDWFTSEKIVGGALYVDLFSENLGKLTESIDYFKELGLTYLHLMPLFAVRPGDNDGGYAISNYRSVDPRLGTIEDLRNLASELRKAGIVLVLDFVFNHTSDDHEWAKHAQSGDPEYQNFYYIYPNRELPDQYERTLREIFPTVRRGNFTWHDGMQSWVWTTFNSFQWDLNYSNPAVFRAMLEEMFFISSTGIDILRLDAVAFVWKQMGTNCENLPQAHTLIQAFSRLARIATPSLLFKSEAIVHPDDVVKYVSPEECQISYNPTLMALLWESLATRETRLLCRSLSHRHKLPPHTAWVNYLRCHDDIGWTFDDADAAALGINAYDHRQFLNLFYTGQFKGSFARGVPFQENVQTGDMRIAGTLASLAGLEHAIEVGDEHEKEMSIRRMLLLQGISLSIGGIPLLYLGEEWGMLNDYDFVKDPAKAGDTRWVHRPKMQWEFLHELDDKIASGDGSIRTRIFRSQQKLIATRKSLPALAGQNMELVATGNVHLLSFIRIHESHRLIVIANFSDQPQSVDGNRLRTVGLGRFFQDALTDREFGTSADIVLEAYETLWLLRV from the coding sequence ATGATCAGATCGAATCCTAAAGGGCTCCGCAACGGCAGCATCACCCCGCGCGCCAGTGGACTCTCTTACGAGGCCGATCTTTCCTTAAAACGCTTAGCACCGCGGTTGCAAGCGTTCTGGGATGCCCACGACGCCGACGAGGAATTGCGTCACGAATTCGGGCTGCGTTTGGCGGACCATTGGGAAGAATTGTTTGCGTTGTTATTTGAGTTGTATGGAACTCGCTACGACTTCTTTTTCCATCTCGAACAAATTCTACTGACCGCCGCCGCCGCTTGGCTTGACCGTCCCGAGCCCCTCCGCGAACTCGATCGCCATCGCATCAACGAACCCGATTGGTTCACCTCGGAAAAGATCGTTGGCGGAGCGTTGTATGTCGATTTGTTCAGCGAGAACCTTGGCAAGCTGACCGAGTCGATTGACTATTTCAAAGAGCTCGGGCTGACCTATCTCCATTTAATGCCCCTGTTTGCAGTCCGTCCCGGGGACAACGACGGCGGCTATGCGATTAGCAATTACCGGAGCGTCGACCCGCGACTCGGCACGATTGAAGATTTGCGAAATCTTGCCTCCGAGCTACGCAAAGCGGGCATCGTGTTGGTCCTCGATTTCGTCTTTAACCATACCTCGGATGATCATGAATGGGCCAAGCATGCTCAATCGGGCGACCCCGAGTACCAAAACTTCTATTACATCTATCCCAATCGAGAGCTGCCGGACCAGTACGAACGAACCCTCCGCGAAATTTTCCCCACCGTGCGGCGTGGCAACTTTACCTGGCACGACGGCATGCAGAGCTGGGTCTGGACCACCTTCAACAGTTTCCAGTGGGACTTGAACTACAGCAATCCAGCGGTGTTTCGGGCGATGCTCGAAGAGATGTTCTTTATTTCCAGCACGGGAATCGACATTTTGCGACTCGACGCGGTCGCCTTTGTCTGGAAACAGATGGGCACCAATTGTGAAAACTTGCCCCAAGCCCACACCTTGATCCAAGCCTTCAGCCGATTGGCGCGCATCGCGACGCCCAGCTTGTTGTTCAAATCCGAAGCGATCGTTCATCCCGATGATGTGGTCAAGTACGTCAGCCCCGAAGAATGCCAAATTTCCTACAACCCGACGTTGATGGCGTTGTTGTGGGAATCGCTCGCGACACGCGAAACGCGGTTGTTATGTCGCTCGCTCAGTCATCGACACAAATTGCCCCCCCACACCGCGTGGGTCAACTACTTGCGCTGTCACGACGATATCGGTTGGACGTTTGATGACGCCGACGCGGCCGCCCTGGGCATCAACGCCTACGATCATCGACAATTTTTAAATTTGTTCTACACCGGACAATTCAAAGGCTCGTTCGCCCGCGGCGTTCCCTTTCAAGAAAACGTGCAAACCGGCGATATGCGCATTGCCGGTACCCTCGCTTCGCTAGCGGGACTTGAACATGCGATCGAAGTCGGCGACGAACACGAAAAAGAAATGTCGATTCGGCGGATGCTGCTGTTACAAGGAATCTCGCTCAGCATTGGGGGCATTCCGCTGCTCTACCTGGGCGAAGAATGGGGCATGCTAAACGATTACGACTTTGTCAAAGATCCAGCCAAGGCAGGCGATACGCGGTGGGTCCATCGTCCCAAAATGCAGTGGGAATTCTTGCACGAACTCGACGACAAAATCGCTTCGGGTGACGGTTCGATTCGCACACGGATCTTCCGTTCGCAGCAAAAACTAATCGCGACTCGCAAATCGTTGCCCGCGCTCGCCGGACAAAACATGGAACTCGTCGCGACTGGTAACGTGCACCTGTTAAGCTTCATTCGAATCCACGAAAGTCATCGCTTGATCGTGATCGCCAACTTCTCGGACCAACCACAATCGGTCGATGGCAATCGTCTCCGCACCGTCGGTTTAGGACGTTTTTTCCAAGATGCATTGACCGATCGCGAATTTGGCACCAGCGCTGACATTGTGCTCGAAGCCTACGAAACCCTCTGGTTATTGCGAGTGTGA
- a CDS encoding HAD-IIB family hydrolase, whose translation MDLKVLATDLDGTLIPLENDHDNRRDLGEIERFLHDHDIELLFVTGRHFASVEQAILQYSLPHPEWIICDVGTTIMRRPGPSGSLDNAMERVQAYQDNLASIVGSIATTDLIKEFSGIQGTRVQEPEKQGPYKLSYYADASQLDSIVDRFQQTLARIAAPYSIIASIDPFNGDGLIDLLPRGVSKAYALRWWAEHMTIHPDAIVFAGDSGNDLAALTAGYRAIVVENASDALKRDVRAAHQRANTEHFVFLANQKATSGVMEGLKYHSNAH comes from the coding sequence ATGGATTTAAAAGTGCTTGCGACCGATCTGGACGGGACGCTCATCCCGCTGGAAAACGATCACGACAACCGTCGCGACCTTGGCGAGATCGAGCGTTTTTTGCACGACCACGATATCGAGCTACTGTTCGTCACCGGTCGCCATTTTGCCTCCGTTGAACAAGCCATTCTCCAGTACTCGCTGCCGCATCCCGAGTGGATCATCTGCGACGTCGGGACCACAATCATGCGTCGTCCCGGTCCCAGCGGCTCGCTCGACAACGCCATGGAACGGGTCCAAGCATACCAGGACAACTTGGCATCGATCGTCGGCTCGATCGCGACCACGGATTTGATCAAAGAGTTTTCCGGGATCCAGGGGACGCGGGTCCAAGAGCCCGAGAAACAGGGGCCGTATAAACTCAGCTATTATGCCGACGCATCCCAATTAGATTCGATCGTCGACAGATTCCAGCAAACATTGGCTCGCATCGCGGCTCCCTATTCGATCATCGCCAGCATCGATCCGTTCAACGGGGACGGTTTGATCGACCTATTGCCCCGCGGCGTCTCGAAGGCTTATGCACTTCGTTGGTGGGCCGAGCACATGACGATTCATCCCGATGCGATCGTCTTCGCCGGCGATTCCGGCAACGACTTGGCCGCACTGACGGCCGGTTATCGAGCGATTGTGGTGGAAAACGCCAGCGACGCGTTGAAGCGAGACGTCCGCGCGGCGCACCAACGCGCCAACACCGAACACTTCGTTTTCCTAGCGAACCAAAAAGCAACGAGCGGCGTGATGGAAGGCTTGAAATATCACAGCAACGCTCACTAG
- a CDS encoding GTP-binding protein — protein MSSIRFIMVGGFLGAGKTTTIARLAHAYQSQGLKVGIVTNDQATDLVDTHTLRSQGFEVGEVAGACFCCNFNELTSTTAKLDECGRPDVILAEPVGSCTDLVATVVQPLMQLFGDRFDVAPYGVILKPSHGRRILSGEAKAGFSPKAAYIFKKQLEEADFVLINRADELSTEELDELTRLVASEAPDVPVLRISAKTGDGFDAFLELLDQRGDFGRRILDLDYDIYAEGEAELGWLNMSLTATSASEFVLDELILDIVNRLRISLAEAAAETAHLKTIGLWDGFHGVANLVSSDSAAVLSLASDCKTKSAELVVNARVAIDPEQLQSQVEAAVREACGARDVQVVIRQTQSFRPGRPVPTHRISQSELGA, from the coding sequence ATGTCTTCGATTCGGTTCATTATGGTCGGCGGTTTTCTTGGCGCTGGAAAAACGACGACGATCGCACGACTGGCCCACGCCTACCAATCGCAGGGTTTGAAGGTGGGGATTGTGACGAACGACCAAGCCACCGACTTGGTCGATACGCATACGTTGCGTTCGCAGGGCTTTGAGGTGGGGGAAGTGGCGGGAGCTTGTTTTTGCTGCAATTTCAACGAGCTGACGAGCACGACCGCGAAGCTCGACGAGTGTGGTCGTCCCGACGTGATCCTGGCCGAGCCGGTGGGCAGTTGTACCGACTTGGTCGCCACGGTGGTGCAACCGTTGATGCAATTGTTTGGCGACCGTTTTGATGTGGCGCCCTATGGGGTGATTTTGAAACCGAGTCATGGTCGACGCATCCTAAGTGGCGAGGCGAAGGCGGGGTTTTCACCCAAGGCGGCCTACATTTTCAAGAAGCAATTAGAAGAAGCCGATTTTGTCTTGATCAATCGCGCCGACGAGTTGTCGACCGAGGAACTTGACGAACTGACGCGTTTGGTTGCGAGCGAAGCGCCGGATGTCCCCGTGCTCAGGATCTCCGCCAAGACCGGTGATGGTTTTGACGCGTTCTTGGAGTTGTTGGATCAACGGGGCGATTTCGGTCGCCGTATCCTGGATCTTGACTACGACATTTATGCCGAAGGAGAGGCGGAGTTGGGTTGGTTGAATATGAGTTTGACCGCAACGAGTGCATCGGAGTTTGTGCTCGATGAATTGATTCTCGATATCGTCAATCGGCTGCGGATCTCATTGGCCGAGGCCGCTGCCGAAACCGCCCATTTGAAAACGATTGGGTTGTGGGACGGCTTTCACGGTGTTGCGAATTTGGTCAGCAGCGACAGCGCGGCGGTCCTCTCGCTGGCCTCGGATTGCAAAACAAAATCCGCTGAATTGGTCGTTAACGCGCGGGTCGCGATCGATCCAGAGCAATTGCAGTCGCAGGTGGAGGCCGCGGTTAGAGAGGCCTGCGGTGCGCGGGATGTGCAAGTGGTGATCCGGCAAACGCAATCGTTTCGCCCCGGCCGCCCGGTGCCAACGCATCGCATCAGCCAAAGTGAGCTGGGGGCGTGA
- a CDS encoding PulJ/GspJ family protein, whose translation MIHNVNIPEMTYHHSKRCTVRQRRLAFTLVEMLVAMTVTLLMMAALARAFAFVGEQVRDSRANLGLSNDLRDLTTRLKDELSRCTVKLTPNMGEPDQPGYFLYSEGPVTDATSSLFRAALDAEGNIDLPDSRYGDFDDYIAFTAVAPPNSWFTGKVPRYVLDQKRAQLTGGSYTMPSPAIDAFEPVMIRSKYAEIIYFASPEYSGGSSSSGTTNAPNDPQYIDVDGDSTLAGGSGGQNGLPDRIKIHRRVLLIRPDLNLANGTLPVQQLAYGSGSDVVNFLQPDAWPTETASNLNPGVTTTDAWLYGMAGVHQQCDLSVRRVLNSTGGFTNRCAANSLTDLAQPHNRFAHVRVPAKVIAGSGTVDYPTSMPVVAFGSVATILESQTIGGSPTRLAPPRAFSAGTVVTPTLMSGFLRPEFVLGQDAIHKDSPNDVWGVERIGEDVLVNNALSFDVKIYDPEVVSFTTTNNLVVGPNDAGYREALIEAVSNTSQSVARGELRGGYVDIAYPVLAGGSLRGWQARRLDRLQGADSSAIGTASSYLVTPFSGVVNYTGTANNRDAYATSLYKSGRLVVNSGNISLFQPAFDTYTSRYETDGLPQGSLTGTNRGTLWALLSASNANTTDLGSNGIDDGGGTGVDDALESETLPPFTTAAESIEVSVRLINPSTRLMRQMSVIHSDTQ comes from the coding sequence ATGATCCACAACGTAAACATCCCCGAAATGACGTACCATCACTCAAAGCGTTGCACAGTACGTCAGCGTCGTTTGGCCTTCACATTGGTTGAGATGCTCGTCGCGATGACGGTCACATTGCTGATGATGGCGGCGCTCGCACGCGCGTTCGCCTTTGTGGGAGAACAAGTTCGCGATAGTCGCGCTAACTTGGGCTTGTCCAATGATCTGCGAGACTTGACCACGCGGCTCAAAGATGAACTAAGTCGCTGTACGGTAAAATTGACTCCCAACATGGGTGAACCGGACCAACCCGGTTACTTCCTGTACAGTGAAGGTCCGGTCACCGATGCAACGTCTTCGTTGTTTCGTGCCGCCCTGGATGCAGAAGGAAACATCGATTTACCCGACTCTCGCTATGGCGACTTCGACGACTACATTGCCTTCACGGCGGTTGCTCCGCCGAATAGCTGGTTTACCGGCAAAGTGCCTCGTTATGTGCTCGATCAAAAACGAGCTCAGCTGACCGGCGGGAGCTATACGATGCCAAGCCCAGCGATCGATGCGTTTGAACCGGTGATGATTCGCTCGAAGTACGCCGAGATTATTTATTTCGCCAGTCCTGAGTATTCGGGCGGATCGAGCAGCTCGGGAACAACCAATGCACCCAATGATCCTCAATACATCGACGTCGATGGGGACTCCACGTTGGCGGGAGGTTCCGGGGGACAAAACGGTCTGCCGGATCGAATCAAGATCCATCGACGCGTGTTGCTAATTCGACCTGATTTGAATCTTGCCAATGGAACGCTGCCGGTTCAGCAGTTGGCTTACGGTTCGGGGTCGGATGTCGTCAATTTTTTGCAACCCGATGCGTGGCCAACTGAAACTGCCTCAAACTTGAATCCCGGCGTTACCACGACCGATGCGTGGCTATACGGGATGGCTGGGGTTCATCAACAATGCGATCTTTCGGTTCGCCGAGTATTGAACTCGACGGGAGGGTTTACGAACCGGTGTGCTGCGAACTCGCTAACCGACCTGGCTCAACCCCATAATCGATTCGCTCACGTTCGCGTCCCCGCCAAAGTGATTGCCGGTTCAGGCACGGTGGACTACCCCACTTCGATGCCGGTGGTTGCGTTCGGAAGTGTGGCGACCATTTTGGAGTCTCAAACGATCGGTGGTAGCCCCACTCGGTTGGCACCACCACGCGCATTTAGTGCCGGGACGGTGGTTACGCCCACCCTGATGAGTGGTTTTTTGCGACCTGAGTTTGTCTTGGGGCAAGATGCGATTCATAAGGATTCGCCCAACGATGTTTGGGGCGTCGAGCGAATTGGTGAAGACGTGTTAGTCAATAACGCGTTGTCGTTTGACGTGAAGATTTACGATCCCGAAGTGGTTTCCTTCACGACCACGAACAACCTGGTGGTGGGACCTAACGATGCCGGGTACCGCGAAGCGCTTATTGAAGCCGTTTCCAATACGTCGCAAAGCGTTGCGCGTGGTGAACTCAGAGGAGGGTACGTTGACATTGCCTATCCTGTGTTGGCCGGTGGATCGCTTCGCGGTTGGCAAGCCCGTCGACTCGACCGACTGCAGGGAGCCGATTCGTCCGCGATTGGAACTGCATCTAGCTACTTAGTCACGCCGTTTTCCGGTGTCGTGAACTACACCGGCACAGCAAACAATCGCGACGCGTACGCAACATCGCTTTACAAGTCGGGGCGATTGGTCGTCAACAGTGGAAATATCTCACTCTTTCAACCCGCGTTTGATACTTACACCTCGCGTTATGAAACCGACGGATTACCTCAGGGAAGTCTTACCGGAACCAACCGAGGTACGCTCTGGGCGTTGTTGAGTGCATCTAATGCAAACACCACCGATTTGGGGAGCAATGGAATTGATGATGGAGGAGGCACGGGCGTCGACGATGCGTTGGAAAGTGAAACGTTGCCACCCTTTACGACCGCTGCCGAATCGATTGAAGTTTCGGTTCGATTGATTAACCCCTCGACGCGTCTGATGCGTCAAATGTCGGTGATCCACAGCGATACGCAATAA